The sequence below is a genomic window from Ochrobactrum quorumnocens.
CCGCGCTATCATTGCTGACAAAGGCTATGATAGCGACGTTAATCGAGAGATTGCGCGAAAGGCTGGCGCTATCCCTGTGATCCCTTACAGATCAAACAGGCGTAATATTCCGAAGCATTTTGCCACGGCGCTTTATCGAGGTCGCGCACGTATCGAACAAATGATGGGGAAGCTCAAACGGTTCAAACGTGTCGCATTACGCTGCGAGAAAACAGCAAGAAACTTCCGATCCATCGTCGCAATCGCTTCTGCTTTCATCTTAATCAAATCCGTCCACACGGCCTAGCATGGGAGTGGTCTGAGGGATGTTACTCCCCACGAAAATAAGCAGGTAAACAGACCAAATTGTCAATGTGCCAATGCTGGAAAAAGCTGCGACTATTGGCGCATTTTGCTATAAAAACGTGAGCAAAGGAGAGACGCTTTCAATAATGTATTATCGATTCCAAAACCAGTCCCGATAGTCATTGTTGCAAGAACAAATTTACAGACTTCAAATCTAATCGGCGCATTCTGTCGGATGTTTCAGTGGAACGACGGCCTTTACAGCGGACCGGTATAACAGTGGCTGCATAAAAGCGACACTGCAACTTGGTACCATCCCAGATCAAAACAACGACACAGGAATCCGTGCGCGTAATTTAATATCAGTACCAAGAACTCGGTATCTATGAGTAGCGTGAACCACTCAGAAATAACCTTTGTCGATGCCTATCACTTATGTAAGTCGCCTTGACCGCGCCATTCAAATGGGAAGCGTCGAAGTGTATCCGACTTTTTAACGGGCGAAGCCAGCAATAGAGCAATTTTGCTGCATCATCGTATCACATCCCATCGATGACTAAATACCGAAGCGCATTTTCGTTCAGGTGAAAGATTGCGAGAGCTTTCCTGCGTTGCAACTCCATGACTTTACTTTATGAGATTGACGCAGCAAATGCGTTATGATCCTCGCGTGTGGTCTCTCACTTTGTTGTCTAACTTTCGCGCAGAGGTTGATCTGTTCCATTTAACAGAAAAGACAATTAATTGGGTGTAACCCGGAGATTAAAAAGAAACTTGCTAGTCGCCATGTATATCTCCTGCTATTTTATGAGCCGAACCGATTTCTACGGGGACCAGCTGTAATCACTCCCCAAAGCTATCTGCCAGGGTAAGGGTTCTTCGCCATTAAAGTTGCTAGGTGCACAGCATTACGAGTTAGCATGTCAACGGCATTGGAAACCACCTCAGGCACTTCGGTCAAGTCGACAAAGTCGGTACTACCCATAGCCTCACCGACCCAATAACTCACGGCATTCGCAGCTATGGTGAAGCCGACGTCATTTAACGCCTGATAAACCTCGGCAGATACATGATGTGCACCATCTTCGTTGCCGACAACCGCTACGGCGGCCACCCTTCCGTAAGATAACATGCGACCTTGGTCATCTGTTTCGTTTAGAAATGCGTCCATTCGTTCTAAAGCCCGCTTTAGGAAACTACTAGGCTGACCCAGCCAGATTGGTGTTCCTACCACAAGGATGTTAGCGGCTAGAATTTTTTGCCTAATTGTAGGCCATTCGTCGCCATCTCCTTCATTGGAGGAGACACCAGGTTTGATTTGGTAGTCAGCGAGACGAATAATTTCAGTTTCAACTCCCGCTCGCGCCATTGCCTCCGAGATTAGATGCAGCATACATTCCGTCGATGAAGGATTACCGCCCGAGTTTTTCAAAGTAGCGTTAAGTGCGATCGCCTTCAATTTCATGGGCTGGCTCCTTTCGTCGTGACTGCTAACGCCTATACTATTGCTTTGTTCCACAATTTCGCGGTTCTGTTGCCAGTAACGGTAACTAAATGGCAAAAACATTGTTTTTTAATAATGACTTAGGTGGAAGTATTAATATTATCAGCGAGTTTTCGGACGCACTCTATCTAGTGTTACTTGAAATGCTAAGCCAAGGCCTTGTCCAGCTGATACCCAGCCCCTCGCTTGGATGCTTTTTACAATGGTCGACACGGGTCTCGAGCTAATGGAACGATATTGTTACGCGTCTCTCAGTTTCCGATTTCCATAGTTGGGCAAAGCTTTGTGCAGTAGGTTGGTGGGGATGGAGGGGGCTACAACATGTGCCGGCAAATAAAGACCTTCCAAAACGTTACGCAGGTTAACGAGGATTTTCGCAAGGCGGCAACAAGTCAGGCTCCTGTCTAACCAGTGTCGGCGGCATCGTTTCAGAACGAATATTCGAAACTGTAGCGAAGAACAAAAGATCCCATTGCTAGGCGCACCGATATGAAACGAGGCCGTAGCCGCGGCTCACTTTAGACCACAATGAAGAACTCATCTTTTGTGTTGCTGGCAACTGGCGCAACTCGCCTGTTGACGGTGAACTCCTCGACATGTTGACGATGGAGGCCGACGCATCTAGTGAACGACAAACGTTCTCTGATCTGCGCTTTCGTCTATAAGTGAGGAACACAATACGC
It includes:
- a CDS encoding IS5 family transposase, which codes for MKTDRNGQPLGFELTGGEASDSKQFESLMDTGPQVRHRAIIADKGYDSDVNREIARKAGAIPVIPYRSNRRNIPKHFATALYRGRARIEQMMGKLKRFKRVALRCEKTARNFRSIVAIASAFILIKSVHTA
- a CDS encoding flavodoxin family protein, yielding MKLKAIALNATLKNSGGNPSSTECMLHLISEAMARAGVETEIIRLADYQIKPGVSSNEGDGDEWPTIRQKILAANILVVGTPIWLGQPSSFLKRALERMDAFLNETDDQGRMLSYGRVAAVAVVGNEDGAHHVSAEVYQALNDVGFTIAANAVSYWVGEAMGSTDFVDLTEVPEVVSNAVDMLTRNAVHLATLMAKNPYPGR